A region of Epinephelus fuscoguttatus linkage group LG1, E.fuscoguttatus.final_Chr_v1 DNA encodes the following proteins:
- the ppil1 gene encoding peptidyl-prolyl cis-trans isomerase-like 1 yields the protein MSGIPLDTWQPPTVALDTTMGTIVVELYWRHAPKTCKNFAELARRGYYNNTKFHRVIKEFMVQGGDPTGTGRGGASIFGKQFEDELNPELKFTGAGILAMANAGPDTNGSQFFLTLGPTQWLDGKHSIFGRVYQGIGVLNRIGMVETNPQDRPVDDIKIIRTNVAS from the exons GCCGCCAACAGTGGCTCTGGACACGAC AATGGGGACGATTGTGGTGGAGCTGTACTGGAGACATGCACCAAAGACCTGCAAGAACTTTGCAGAGCTGGCCAGAAGAGGCtactacaacaacacaaagtTTCACCGAGTAATCAAAGAGTTCATGGTGCAGGGAGGAGACCCCACAGGAACAG GTCGCGGTGGCGCCTCCATATTCGGTAAACAGTTTGAAGATGAGCTGAACCCAGAACTGAAATTCACAG GTGCTGGTATTCTGGCGATGGCCAACGCAGGACCGGACACAAACGGCAGCCAGTTCTTCCTCACTCTCGGACCCACCCAGTGGTTAGATGGAAAGCACAGTATTTTTGGGAGAGTATATCAGGGGATAGGAGTGCTGAACCGCATTGGGATGGTAGAGACGAACCCTCAAGATCGGCCAGTCGACGATATCAAAATCATCAGAACTAATGTAGCCAGTTAA